One Defluviitoga tunisiensis genomic window carries:
- a CDS encoding C-GCAxxG-C-C family (seleno)protein codes for MNQNSKSGRVVSIILAVALGFLVGFLVATPVIRKDLATEDQLVKIQEDIKQLDQKVKETTSLAQMIKDLESNLKSEISAVEEKIEKNVEPSKIGPAPEQPWPYEPLDVEEVRKLGHKGYYDGGCAYGAFNAIISSLAEKVGYPYNQIPTYMLHFGRGGILGEESVCGSVLGSIAAVNLITGKEYAPIALALVEYYKNTPLPTDISNKYAVNHEFLVDEYLSDVEFPQSVAGSVNCNISKQQWLKVSGYAPNSNEQRERCGRITGDMAAKAAELLNEWWEAKSGAQEETGPMAKFKEIFPNSQFKQVEENVYQVIQNGKVIGYVGIGSKKGFGGPITAAVGINIDGTLKGVRVLEQNETPGLGDKITDNTFLSQFEGLSYDKIDVDTISSATISSKALIELVQEEAQKLKNYAK; via the coding sequence ATGAACCAAAATAGCAAGTCTGGGAGAGTAGTATCTATTATTCTAGCAGTGGCTCTAGGATTTTTGGTTGGATTTTTGGTTGCAACACCTGTTATTCGCAAGGATTTGGCTACAGAAGACCAACTAGTCAAGATTCAGGAAGATATAAAACAGCTTGATCAAAAAGTTAAGGAAACTACCTCTTTGGCTCAAATGATTAAAGATCTAGAATCAAATTTAAAATCTGAAATTTCTGCAGTCGAAGAAAAGATAGAAAAAAATGTTGAACCTTCCAAAATAGGTCCTGCACCTGAACAACCATGGCCTTATGAACCTCTGGATGTTGAAGAAGTTAGAAAACTAGGACATAAGGGTTATTATGACGGCGGTTGTGCTTACGGTGCATTCAACGCTATTATATCCTCTTTGGCTGAGAAGGTTGGTTATCCATACAATCAAATACCTACCTACATGTTACACTTTGGAAGAGGCGGAATTCTTGGAGAAGAAAGTGTATGTGGTTCAGTTTTAGGTTCAATTGCTGCAGTTAATCTCATCACGGGAAAAGAGTATGCTCCTATTGCCCTTGCACTGGTAGAATACTATAAAAACACTCCTTTACCCACAGATATTTCTAACAAATATGCTGTAAATCATGAGTTTTTGGTTGATGAATATTTAAGCGATGTAGAATTTCCACAAAGCGTTGCAGGTAGTGTAAACTGTAATATTTCCAAGCAACAATGGCTCAAGGTTTCTGGATATGCACCAAATAGTAATGAACAAAGAGAACGTTGTGGAAGAATTACTGGAGATATGGCAGCTAAAGCTGCAGAGCTTTTGAATGAATGGTGGGAAGCAAAAAGCGGTGCCCAAGAAGAAACCGGACCTATGGCAAAGTTCAAAGAAATCTTCCCAAACTCTCAATTCAAACAAGTGGAAGAAAATGTCTATCAAGTAATTCAAAATGGTAAAGTTATAGGTTATGTTGGTATTGGTAGTAAAAAAGGATTTGGTGGACCAATAACAGCTGCGGTTGGTATAAATATAGACGGAACTCTTAAAGGTGTACGTGTACTTGAACAAAATGAAACACCTGGCCTGGGTGATAAGATCACAGATAATACGTTTTTATCTCAATTTGAAGGTTTGAGTTATGATAAAATTGATGTTGATACAATATCTAGCGCAACAATTAGTAGTAAAGCTTTAATTGAACTTGTTCAAGAAGAAGCTCAGAAACTGAAAAATTATGCGAAATAA
- a CDS encoding alpha-amylase family glycosyl hydrolase produces MSTLVEINKYLKSKIEGAKEDYAIPKRWMPEGYSGKVRLSGRKFFVNPYEFISNIIDDIVSKSDREKDYTKPLSFLCGEKSSDWINTDIVYGAFVRATAAYVHDQKTLFVPIDEKGYTESGTFLKMIVLLPYFAQYNVDCIYLLPVTQSSDKFKKGEVGSPYSVKDFFKIEKSYHDTLLGNKFSSDQEFAAFVEAAHMAGMRVMLDFVPRTAARDNNLILDHPDWFYWISIDEMNDFAPPKVKELGFVQPSKDNLEVIYNNEEVKRHLKKFDWDPKTKNPVKWENFVRKNRDNPNFLDEIAKEFKVVTVPGFSDWVNDPQPAWEDVTFLRLYLSHPKEALKYIDEKNQPPYVLFDVVKSSLFPGEVKNEQLWNVIADIMPFYQKNFGIDGARLDMGHALPDELEHEIISRVKAYDPSFVIIAEELNMDNHLKAKKNGYDGILGNSWWAEPRIEEGEFKKFISEVTPKLAVPTFATAETPDTPRAVTRKGGEIFSKLTAVVNTFLPNGITFINSGYEIFEPQPMNTGLDVEDPMEERFKNLPPTDQFYGKLAFFDWYVLHWDTSHHMVKLLTLLGELKEKSKNILKNVENFRFIDFTETAFTMFWWDGKNGIIIPINVDFNNPYYFDIDVGYYTWRGSHKVFTKIENYRRGESSWEIHDAHLRVTINPGEARVFFIE; encoded by the coding sequence ATGTCAACGCTTGTAGAAATTAACAAATATTTAAAAAGTAAGATTGAAGGTGCAAAAGAGGATTATGCAATACCTAAAAGGTGGATGCCTGAAGGATACAGTGGAAAAGTAAGACTTTCGGGGAGAAAATTTTTTGTAAATCCGTATGAATTCATTTCAAATATTATAGATGATATTGTTAGTAAATCTGATAGAGAAAAAGACTATACCAAGCCTCTTTCTTTTTTGTGTGGAGAAAAGAGTTCTGATTGGATTAATACAGATATAGTCTATGGTGCTTTTGTTCGTGCTACTGCAGCCTATGTTCATGATCAAAAAACGCTTTTTGTTCCTATAGATGAGAAAGGATACACCGAATCAGGGACATTTTTAAAGATGATAGTTTTACTTCCTTATTTTGCTCAATACAATGTAGATTGTATTTATTTACTTCCTGTCACACAATCCAGCGATAAATTTAAAAAAGGAGAAGTAGGTTCTCCATATTCGGTTAAGGATTTCTTCAAGATAGAAAAGAGTTATCACGATACGTTATTAGGAAACAAGTTTTCTAGTGATCAAGAGTTTGCAGCCTTTGTTGAAGCTGCTCATATGGCCGGAATGAGGGTAATGCTAGATTTTGTTCCTAGAACGGCAGCAAGAGATAACAATTTAATACTTGACCATCCTGACTGGTTTTATTGGATTAGTATCGATGAAATGAATGATTTTGCTCCCCCTAAAGTAAAAGAATTAGGATTTGTTCAGCCAAGCAAAGATAATCTGGAAGTGATATACAACAACGAAGAAGTAAAAAGACATCTTAAAAAATTCGATTGGGATCCTAAAACAAAAAATCCTGTAAAATGGGAAAATTTTGTTAGGAAAAATAGGGATAATCCAAACTTTTTAGATGAAATTGCAAAAGAATTTAAGGTTGTAACCGTTCCAGGATTTTCCGATTGGGTAAATGATCCTCAGCCTGCATGGGAAGATGTAACTTTTTTGAGATTATATTTATCGCATCCTAAAGAAGCATTAAAGTATATAGATGAAAAAAATCAACCACCATACGTACTTTTTGATGTAGTAAAATCCAGTCTCTTTCCTGGAGAGGTTAAAAATGAACAACTATGGAACGTAATTGCAGATATTATGCCTTTCTATCAAAAAAATTTTGGTATTGATGGTGCCAGGTTAGATATGGGCCATGCCTTGCCAGATGAGTTAGAGCATGAAATAATTAGCAGAGTAAAGGCATATGATCCTTCATTTGTAATAATTGCCGAAGAACTAAATATGGATAATCATTTAAAGGCAAAAAAGAATGGCTATGATGGGATTTTAGGAAATTCCTGGTGGGCAGAACCACGAATAGAAGAAGGCGAATTTAAAAAGTTTATATCAGAAGTTACACCCAAACTTGCTGTTCCTACTTTTGCAACAGCGGAGACTCCTGATACTCCAAGGGCAGTTACTAGAAAAGGTGGAGAAATTTTTTCTAAATTGACTGCGGTTGTAAATACTTTTCTACCTAATGGAATAACTTTTATAAACTCTGGATATGAGATTTTTGAACCTCAGCCAATGAATACAGGTTTAGATGTTGAAGATCCTATGGAAGAAAGATTTAAAAATCTACCACCTACAGACCAGTTTTATGGCAAATTAGCCTTCTTTGATTGGTATGTATTGCATTGGGACACCAGCCATCACATGGTTAAATTGCTAACATTATTAGGGGAACTTAAAGAAAAAAGTAAAAATATTTTAAAAAATGTAGAAAATTTTCGCTTCATAGATTTCACCGAAACTGCTTTTACAATGTTTTGGTGGGATGGTAAAAATGGCATTATTATACCTATAAACGTTGATTTCAATAATCCTTATTATTTTGACATTGATGTGGGATATTATACATGGCGAGGTTCACATAAGGTTTTTACTAAGATTGAAAATTATAGAAGAGGAGAAAGTAGTTGGGAGATTCATGATGCTCATTTGAGGGTAACAATTAATCCCGGTGAGGCAAGGGTATTTTTTATAGAATAA
- a CDS encoding winged helix-turn-helix transcriptional regulator codes for MNEKEKMILEFLKNSDKPLKPGDIAESLNMDSKEVSSIITKLKKEGKVISPKRCYYSAKE; via the coding sequence ATGAACGAAAAAGAAAAAATGATATTAGAATTCTTAAAAAATTCAGATAAGCCCTTAAAACCTGGTGATATTGCTGAGAGTCTTAATATGGATAGTAAAGAAGTGAGTTCTATTATAACAAAATTAAAAAAAGAAGGTAAAGTTATTTCTCCTAAAAGGTGCTATTACTCAGCAAAAGAGTAG
- a CDS encoding GH36-type glycosyl hydrolase domain-containing protein has protein sequence MKYGYFDDNRKEYVITKPQTPYPWINYLGCEAYFSLISNTSGGYSFYKDASKRRLTRYRYNNVPTDAGGRYYYLNEGGDIWSPTWAPVKKALDEYECRHGMGYTIISSRYNDISCEILYFVPLEANCEIHQIKIKNESNRKRKFKLFSFIEFCLWDAFDDMSNFQRNFNIGEVEIEGSTIYHKTEYRERRNHYSFFTVNQKIDGFDTDRESFIGLYNGFNEPEVVVTGKSKNSVASGWSPIASHSIFFELLPGEEKVLIFQLGYIENQKEEKWEKPGVINKNKAHSLIEQFNTEDKVQEAFIRLNRYWNMLLDNFTVRSQDENMNRMVNIWNQYQCMVTFNLARSASYFESGISRGIGFRDSNQDILGVVHMIPDRARERILDLAATQFEDGSAYHQYEPISKKGNDAIGSGFNDDPLWLIMSTAAYIKETGRYDILEEKVPFNNGKEAILFDHLKASFWHVINNKGPHGLPLIGHADWNDCLNLSCFSEEPGESFQTLSNKKDSQAESVMIAGMFITVGPDFVKLCEHLGEKELAQEAMRHIDEMKRSIEKYGVDPSWFLRAYDYFGNKVGSIENEEGQIYIEPQGFCIMGGVGLDNGFAKKALDSVKDRLDTQYGLILLDPTYKSYHIELGEISSYPPGYKENGSVFCHNNPWIMIAETIVGNGERAFEYYKKIAPAYLEDISEIHRTEPYVYAQTIAGRDAKNHGEAKNSWLTGTAAWNFVAITQWILGIRADFEGLVIDPCIPSDWDGFQVKRRYFGDVYNITVRNPQHVEKGVKQIKLDDVALEKNIIKPIKDGKTHKIEVIMG, from the coding sequence ATGAAATATGGATATTTTGATGATAATAGAAAGGAATATGTCATAACCAAACCACAAACTCCATATCCGTGGATAAATTATTTAGGTTGTGAGGCATATTTTTCACTAATATCTAATACAAGCGGAGGTTATAGCTTTTACAAAGATGCGAGTAAAAGGCGACTTACTCGTTATCGCTATAATAATGTCCCCACAGATGCAGGCGGAAGATATTATTATTTAAATGAGGGCGGAGATATTTGGTCTCCAACCTGGGCTCCTGTGAAAAAGGCTTTAGATGAATACGAATGTCGTCATGGTATGGGATATACGATAATTAGTAGCAGATACAACGACATTTCTTGCGAAATTTTATACTTTGTACCTTTAGAAGCTAATTGTGAGATTCATCAAATTAAAATAAAAAACGAAAGCAATAGAAAGCGAAAATTTAAATTGTTTTCTTTCATTGAGTTTTGTTTGTGGGATGCTTTTGATGATATGAGTAATTTTCAACGAAATTTTAACATCGGGGAAGTTGAGATTGAGGGATCGACAATCTATCATAAAACTGAATATAGGGAACGTAGAAATCATTATTCATTTTTCACCGTTAATCAAAAGATAGATGGTTTTGATACAGATAGAGAAAGTTTTATAGGCTTGTATAATGGATTTAATGAGCCAGAAGTGGTAGTTACCGGCAAATCAAAGAATTCGGTTGCAAGTGGTTGGTCTCCAATCGCGTCTCATAGTATTTTTTTCGAACTCTTACCAGGCGAAGAAAAAGTTTTAATCTTTCAATTAGGGTATATCGAAAACCAAAAGGAAGAAAAATGGGAAAAACCTGGTGTAATCAATAAAAATAAAGCGCATTCACTGATTGAACAATTTAACACAGAAGATAAGGTTCAAGAGGCTTTTATAAGATTAAACAGATATTGGAACATGCTCTTAGATAATTTTACAGTTCGATCTCAAGATGAAAATATGAACAGAATGGTTAATATTTGGAACCAATATCAATGCATGGTAACTTTTAATCTTGCCAGGAGTGCTTCTTATTTTGAATCTGGAATAAGTAGGGGGATAGGTTTTAGAGACTCAAATCAAGACATTCTTGGAGTCGTTCATATGATACCCGATAGAGCAAGAGAAAGAATTTTGGATTTAGCTGCAACACAGTTTGAAGATGGGAGTGCTTATCATCAGTACGAACCCATTAGTAAAAAAGGTAATGATGCAATAGGGAGCGGATTTAATGATGATCCTTTATGGTTAATCATGAGCACAGCAGCATACATAAAAGAAACAGGTAGGTATGACATTCTTGAAGAAAAAGTTCCATTCAATAATGGCAAAGAAGCAATTCTATTCGATCATCTCAAGGCTTCGTTTTGGCATGTTATTAATAATAAAGGGCCTCATGGATTACCTTTAATTGGGCATGCTGATTGGAATGATTGCTTAAATTTAAGTTGTTTTTCAGAAGAACCAGGAGAATCTTTTCAAACTTTGAGCAATAAAAAAGATAGTCAAGCAGAATCTGTCATGATAGCGGGTATGTTTATAACTGTTGGTCCTGATTTTGTAAAATTATGTGAGCATCTGGGGGAAAAAGAGCTTGCCCAAGAAGCTATGAGACATATTGATGAGATGAAAAGAAGCATAGAAAAATATGGTGTTGACCCCTCATGGTTTTTAAGAGCGTATGATTATTTTGGTAATAAAGTAGGGAGTATAGAAAATGAAGAGGGACAAATTTATATAGAACCTCAAGGATTTTGTATTATGGGGGGAGTTGGATTAGATAATGGTTTTGCAAAAAAGGCTTTAGATTCTGTAAAAGATAGACTAGATACACAATATGGTCTTATTTTATTAGATCCTACCTACAAGTCATATCATATCGAACTTGGCGAAATTTCTTCTTATCCTCCTGGATATAAGGAGAATGGGAGTGTTTTCTGTCATAACAATCCTTGGATTATGATCGCAGAAACTATTGTAGGAAATGGTGAAAGAGCATTTGAATATTATAAAAAGATAGCGCCAGCTTATTTAGAAGATATTAGTGAAATTCATCGGACAGAACCGTATGTTTATGCTCAAACAATAGCTGGTAGAGATGCAAAAAATCATGGAGAGGCTAAAAACTCATGGTTAACTGGTACGGCTGCATGGAATTTTGTTGCGATAACTCAATGGATACTAGGTATTAGGGCAGATTTTGAAGGTTTAGTTATAGATCCTTGTATTCCGTCCGATTGGGATGGATTTCAAGTTAAACGAAGATATTTTGGAGATGTTTATAATATTACCGTAAGAAATCCACAACATGTAGAAAAAGGGGTAAAACAAATTAAACTAGATGATGTAGCATTAGAAAAGAATATTATTAAACCTATAAAAGATGGGAAAACTCATAAAATAGAAGTAATTATGGGATAA